The following proteins are co-located in the Eptesicus fuscus isolate TK198812 chromosome 9, DD_ASM_mEF_20220401, whole genome shotgun sequence genome:
- the NRN1 gene encoding neuritin → MGLKLNGRYISLILAVQIAYLVQAVRAAGKCDEVFKGFSNCLLKLGESVANYPQGLDDKTNIKTMCTYWEDFHSCTVTALTDCQEGAKDIWDKLRKESKNLNIQGSLFELCGSGNGAAGSLLPALPVLLASLSAALATWLSF, encoded by the exons ATGGGACTTAAGTTGAACGGCAGATACATTTCACTGATCCTCGCGGTGCAAATAG cgTACCTGGTGCAGGCCGTGAGAGCAGCGGGCAAGTGCGATGAGGTCTTTAAGGGCTTTTCAAACTGTTTGCTCAAGCTGGGCGAAAGCGTGGCCAACTACCCGCAGGGCCTGGACGACAAGACGAACATCAAGACCATGTGCAC ATACTGGGAGGATTTCCACAGCTGCACGGTCACAGCCCTTACGGATTGCCAGGAAGGGGCGAAAGATATATGGGATAAACtgagaaaagaatccaaaaacctCAACATCCAAGGCAGCTTATTCGAACTCTGCGGCAGCGGCAACGGGGCGGCGGGGTCCCTGCTCCCCGCGCTCCCAGTGCTCCTGGCGTCTCTCTCGGCAGCTTTAGCGACCTGGCTTTCCTTCTGA